Part of the Poecilia reticulata strain Guanapo linkage group LG2, Guppy_female_1.0+MT, whole genome shotgun sequence genome is shown below.
TCGGAGACTGACATATTTTGTCGTCACATGCCAGTTAAGCTCTTCAACTACTCATATCTTAATATCCTgctgcagattttaatttttttttataccgaGGAGTTTGCTGAAGTGTCTGCTACATGTTTTGATGACTTGTTATTAATGCTGCTTCAACATGCTTTAAGACTTAGAACTGAGCAGACAAGACGTATAAGAAAGTTTGGACCTGTTTGAACATAAGTTTGAATTGACAGGAGTTTCAGATGCTATTTTGCAGCTGAAACACTAGTTTATTAGAATTAACAAGCACAAATAAATCAGATCAACAGTACTGTGCATGGCTGAGAATGCAGTTTTGCAAGCCATGCATATAGAAAATACAGCAGCGATTTGAAGTTATTAATGctagccattaaaaaaaataaatgctcctATCTGATACTTCATCCCTGGTGTAAACATAAATAYGTAATACTTGATGCTGCTTCCAGCCATTGCTGAGGTACTGCCAAAGTTCCCTTTATTCCAGTATGAAAAGTGTAGCAATTAATTTAAGACTTAAATTCTACTATGAGTAATAAACTTCATGCATTGACCTAGCACTGCAACAGTTCACATCCAACAAAGGAATTGCTGATGGGTGTTTATTTATTGACTGCTCAcataaagttctttttttataataacATACATACAGCATAAACTGCTAAATATATCTTGGAAACATGTAATATTGCAATTTGTTGTCTGTGTTGCTTTattgcaagaaagaaaaacaatgaaaaatacaaagaaatgcCTTTCAAACCATAGATCACTACTGTCTAAGCTACAGTATAAGctacgtttttttgttttgttttgttttgcttcaatAAGGTGCTATTTAATTTTCAGTCATTCAgatacaaaatcaaaaatatcaatatcaaatatcaaatcaaaataaacgTAACATTTTGGAGTCTACTCTATGCATGTCAGCTTTGGTGACACATATACCACGgttcacattaaaatgaaaatgagcatACACAACACATTATTGTAAAGATTTGTACTACCTTACAAAAATAGtgcatttaataagaaaatatgcaacacatacttaaatatctgtaaaagcaatgtgaaaatatttatttcagcttcatcaaataaatcatttaaaaaaagcataaatatttcTCTAATTTAACTATTAACATGAGGTACagtgtatgtatatatacattatCAACATGGTAGCTACagatagttttctttttacagggGGCCAGAGCGTTCAGGCAACAAGTCCCAAGCGTTTCTTGATGAAGTGGGACACCAGGACTTGGGGTCTCTGCTGGTACTCCACCAGAACGTCGTGAGAGGAGGTGATCTGGTCGCCGTCGAAGCGGTTCAGTAAGGCAACGCACACCACAGCCGCTGcagaaaaccaggaagtgatgAGTGCTGGTACAATACTGTCCTAGTGCCTTTTGGTTGATTGCTGCCTCTGCTAAAGATAGAATACTTAGAAGTATTCTTTTAAGGTTTCAATTATTATTCCAGCCGTTTCTCGGCTGTAGATCAACACACATCTCCCTGACTTCCACATTTTGATGAGAAGCGTCTGTGCTGCGGTTCATCTAAGCAGTATAAATATAGTAGTGTAAAATTGTGAAAGGTCcaaatggttttttttaacatggacATTTTGTCCCCCTACTGAATAACAGTACACATTTGTGTGAGATTTTCCTAATGCAATTAAAGAGTAATTTATTGTAAGGCTGACTCTACATGTTTAGCTAGAAATGCTTATCTCCGTAAAGGATGCTGCATGTTGGAGATTTCTTGCTCAGACAGGAAGTGTATCTCTGTCTGTCTTGAAACATCAAATTAGACTAATTGCCTGATGTGTTCACAGCTCTTGTACTGGGTCATTCTAGTGTTGAGCAATTTGTTATAAATAGACACCTTTCAGGCCACAGACTCGGCACATGGCGGCAAAGACGGTGGATTCCATCTCGATATTTCTCACTCCAGCCTCGTAAGCTTTTCTCAGATACTCCAGCTTTTCCTCGtgagaaaaagagcaaagagcTCCGTCGAGTCTGCCTTGACCTGCGGAGACACAGAATATCTCAGTACGCGAGTCCAAGAGGACGCAGAAGTGAATTATGAATGATGTTTTGCTTAGTACCTTCGTAGAAGTCATGGGTGCACATGGTGTTTCCAATGACGGTTGGAAGGTTTTGCAACTCGGAGGAGCATTGCAGAAGCTCGCTGGCAACTCCTTCATCCAGCTCAGTGCTCCGAGTGATAACTTTACCCAGAACAACTTGTTCAAACTGGGGGAGGAAAGAGTAGTCCACTGCTTTGTCAGTGATCACCACTGTGCCTGGAGCCAGACCTGCAGATGATACATTGCAATGGTTTTATAGATGAAagtctatatttaaaaataaaactgtcggcaggagaaaaaaataatctggtcTCACCGACTCCACCAGATGTTCCCAATCGAAACAAGACCACATCACGGCACTGGGCGTGATGGAGCAGCTTAATGAGCTCGTGCAGCATGATGGAGATGGAAGGGACACCCATACcatgctacaaaaaaaaaagaaaaagaaaaagcatcttCTAAAAGCTGTaaacttcatattttaaaaatctagcTGTAGAAGTCTGTGATGGTGAGCGCAGTTTACACTCATCTCTGTAAAACTTTATACCTACACTTATAGAGAGCACCGGTCCCACTTTGTACATGCAGTAGCGATCGGTCCCCTCGCAGATATCTCTGATGTCTTCTGGGATTCCCGGCAGTTTCAGCTCGTGGTGCATGAACTGGGCAAAAGCCTTCATTCGATTCGCACTGccaccaacacacacaaactaaCAGAGAGGAACCAGTTCATacagtgagttttattttatgactggtaggcttttgtttctgtcactagGCTTTTACCTTAATATCTCCAAACATCTCTGGAAGGTTGTGAGTCTTTGTGCTCAAACTGAAGTGGTACAGAATGTCCTCCTCCATCGTGTCCAAATATGGATTCTTAACTTGAACCTGTTGTCTAAGAGTATTTTACTGCATATTAAAACACAGTCATGATCACATCCATTGTACACACAGAATCAATAGAATACAAACCGCTCACTTGATGTAGTCATTGTGTTCATTCCCCATGCAGTCGAGAAGAATCGGCGCCATGACTGTAGGTGATGCTTTGAAATAGtcttaaatgtcttaaatgcACTTGATGCAGCTGTGTTTTGAATAAGAGTCAACCCAACAGTGGGGTTGATATAGCCGTCACCCCTGACCTAGCCACTGATTGGTTCAGAAAAGAGGAGTAGCAGCACTTGCGCTTCTGCTTAAAGTATCCACGAGTTATAAGCAAACAGGGGAAGCGCAGTGATGTAGAAATATTtacctaaagcaaaaaaaaaaaaaaaaaaaaaacagtaacaggAACAGGCTGTGAGACATAAACAGTGAGGTATGAATAAACCCTGAAGTGTGTAATGTCTACAATTCAGCCAATCTGAGTTCAGAAAACATCTGACGCATACGGATAAAACCCACAGAGGAAACGTGGAGATAACCTCTGACCTTTACATGCAACGGTTTGACATCAAAGCAGCCGCATACACTACGTTCAATGTATAACCAACAACCAAATGGTTCATTCAGATGATAAACACAGGAgataattatgttttcaatCCTTCACAGATACTCACGcagcaagtttttaaaaagtgtatcaTTTTTAACCTACATTAAGCACAAAACCTTTCGTACTTTAGGTTAGACAGAATTGCCAAAAGtatgtttttgctaaatatcAAATTAACACCAAGAACTCCTGTAGATGTATTTAAGACACCCCCTCAAACACACCGCTTTTTTGTGTGACATTatggaaaaaagaacaagagaTCTCTACAGGTTTGATGCATCTGTATGTAATTTCTAAATgcataaaagtacatttatttgttcaaacaATTATACACAAGTATAAACACCGTCCATTCATCACACATCTTTAGGAAGGAGATGAGGTTAGTGAGGTagtgataaaatgttttgatatgaAATTTGTCTCAACCTTAAAACCAAAAGACCTCGCGCAGACACTGGTTGAAGCAAGAGAACATCACTATTAACAGTGAAACAATCCCGACATGGTCTGATGAACCACTCGGCAAAGAAGACAAATTATAGTTTGCAAAATGCAATCAAGGACAAACACAAATACCTACAATCTAAACCATTCgttcttttaaattttgtggaagtaagcaaaacagaaatgagaTTCATCAGAGCTCGTTTTGTTCATGTtgaaagcagagaaaaagaatCGGAGTCATTTgcaatttcaactttattttaggAATTGTTTACCCATTTTCACATAAGCAGAGAAACTTTAACAAACGCACCTTCGTTACGTAACAGATGAAATTAATGAGGCACCACTTACAGGCAAGAATAAATACAACACTAAAGCCATAATTCATCGCTTTCACACTTTTAAAGATGTCAAACTTGGTAAAACGCTTGATCTCGCTCAGCAGGACAAAGTTGAGAAGTTAATGTCAGAAGAAAAGATGGCAACTGTTCTTCTAGAAGTGCATGCATCCCATTTTTGGACATCTGGCAGTCCTCCAGCCTGTGGACatggagatggaaaaaaaaagagcaagagcCACTGCATTAATCATCCCCACATAAGTCACTATCATATCTACATAACACTGTCAGGATGCTTCATAAATTTCCTAATGGTTCAAAcgttaaaagttttaaacagcAAATTTGTCATTTCGTGGTGCTTATTCATAAAgcagtcacataaaatcaataCACTGCTTAACAGCTTGCCTTCATTTTGCTTTAGAAGTGCATTCTGAGAGCATGATAAAAAGacaatggaaatgttttaacaatGATAAAGCGATCGTAACCTCACTGCTGCACATCTTACTGGATGAATCACTGTTGAGGCGAGCCGTCTTCTGCATAGCCAAACCTCAACAGCTTAGTCATGTCAACGGGAGCCGTTTTCTTGTCAAAAGTTCTGAAATGGCAGTGAAAATGATTATTGTTTTAAGTAGATTTTGAAAGCGGTGTAGAGCGTCGTCCATTCTTATTACATAAACGCTGACATAAATGTGTACCTGTTTAAGATAAACAGATTACAGATAACATGGATTAAACATTACCGAGTTACTTAACTGTTGGGTAAACTCTGACACCGTCTCCCGAGATAAACTCTGGCTACTGattaaacaagtttttctttcaacaaagcACACACAATCAACTGGCATTTCCAAAATGATCTAGTCTGTCTTTATCTAGTCACCGAGTAACTAAATGGAGAAAGTCACCCAAGTCACACATTATCTGAAAAGATTGCACCAGAaagaggcaaaagaaaaaaacccagttaTGAACATTAAAagggtttttacatttttctctgattattttttttttcttttcttttaggcCCAGGCAGAAAGAAGCTGAAACTGATGTAATGTGTagattttgtttagatttttctttttttttaattttatgtctttataaCTTTCCTTGTGTTAGGACTATGTTCATAACTGTGTTGCAGCGGTGAGCAATGCGTCCTTTGGAGTCTCGACATGTCATTGACATTTTTCCCAGAGCTACTGGAACACACAGCTCTGATCAGCTGGAagccaaaacaaacagttgGACACTCAGACTGTCCTAGAAGCCATTGCACTTTGTCCTGCTGTATTTGACCTGACCGTGCGATGTGCCCACGAGCTTTTCTGCTTTGTCATCACAACATGGGAGTTAGTAGAATTTACGAATCTTCCGACCTATGCTAATTACTGTTCGACTCAAACGCAGCTCCAAGACATCTGTACAAAAATGTCAGTTGGTTAtattaaaaagacattaaacATGCTagtttaatgcaaatatttgtgCAAGCAGCAGTCAGAGAATCTTTTTGTACAGTGCTTGAAGTATTCCTACCtctaggactttttttttctccattttgtcacattgaaccacaaacttaaatctATTCTGCTGGGATTGTGTAAAACATATCAGCACAAAGTAGTATAACTCTGGAGTTACACAGTTACAATGCagcaaatgtgaaaaggtttaagatttataaaaacagaaaggatacaaagtaaaaaaaaaaaaagagtaaaatgcCAATACACAGTCAGTCCCAAtcataatataattttaacaGCTGTGTCCAAAGTACTGTATTGCATCAGTAATTATGAATGAGAAAATATAATCAAACTGGTCGTATTCctattcaaaacatctacataAAGCTATTGCTGCCTAAAGAGCTCAAAACAGTCTTAAAACTTCATTTCAATATCTTGAAGCACAAATTAGAAACATGTAGGTGCCTATTAAATCTCAGTGTGGATTCTTAATGTTGGATTGCAATAGCtgaacttcttcttttttttattccaataaGTACTGAAGCTCAGTTACTAATCAAAAATAACAGCTTAGTTTATTTACGGTAGTGCCAAGACGCCACTTACACAGACTTCAACAAAGAACAACAGCACCATCTTGTGACCATAGTAACTTACACTCTCTTATAATTGCTGCTCCCATATTGATTGGAAGTCTGCAACTTCTCCATCTGGTTGCAATCAGCATCTGGatcctaaaaacagaaataaagttaaaagaatATTTGTGTTGATAGCATGGCAGTGTATGCCTGCTGTCAACACAGGCATACACTGCcatgctggttttgttttttatttaagataaataagaaacaaaaccGGGCCAAAAAGTGAGCATATAATGTCACATTGCATCATGAACAGTCCCAGAACTTAGCTTTAAAGTGGAATAAACAAGCTATATTAGTACAATTTACCCCATGTGATTAATTACAACACACCTTTTCTTTTCCACTGCTGTTGTCCTCGTcatctttctcctcctctggtGAAATGCTGTTAGTCCCAAAGGGAGCCTCTAGTGGTGGATAGGCTCCAGGGCTTTTTTGCTGGATGCTGCAGATTATCCCCATGGAGCAAACAAAGAGTAGGACACAAAACGTACACAgcttaatgttattttttcaatCGATACAAGTGAAGctggttttaaatttttttccttcaaactgtaaggttttgttttttaaatcacaaattaaacaaaatgtagcaTGTGAAATCATTTAAACACCTTGGTGTAGTGAGGTCTCCCGATTCAGTGCAGAACCAGTCTGGAGGTTTGTACGGATttggtgtgaaaacatttatgtcCTCATGCCACAAAAGTCCTgttaaccccccccccaaaaagagcaaaaaataggCGTTCATTTGTAGTAATGAAAAGCCAACAAAACGCACGATTGTACGAAGGTAAACAGGATGACTCTACCCTTATGTCCTCCTTGCTTTGCAAGTTTCACATAGTCAGAATCGCTCTCCAGCACTGCAACTCTTCTCCCTCTGAGCTTCTCCTCGGGCGGGGTGCTAATGGTTGGGGACAGTCCAGGGATCTGGGAGATGTGCCCATCCTGTGTTCTGTACCCTGTCCTGACACCTGCCACATATACAGCAACACGCGGAAAATAGTTACAACATGACCATCTCATCGACGTAACCACAAACCCCGCGAATTCATTGTTACTGTCAATTTCTGGTTTTAAGTTTAAAGTATAAACAGCTGTACTTGCCAGATTTCCCTGGTTGATCACAGGAACCCGAGAAAAGTAACGAATTTCtggagaaaatacaaacaaacccGACATAATTAGCATCGTAGCCAATCCTAGCATAAAGAGCGCCGCGTTTAAACTGTCCTTGGCAAGGAAAAGTTGGTTTTAACCAAGCCTCGTTTTGAACACAAAACAACACGTAAACTGTTGACAAAGTCAGGTAAAGTCCACATTCAAGCACAGCTTCGTATCACTTACTCTGAATTCATCGTGCAAGCGGACAAAAAGCTGTTGCACCCACTCTGTTTGGAAGTTTGTGAACTCGTCGCCATAGAAACGGGTTTCTCCAACAGCTGCTGCTCGGCAATGGAAGCTGCTGATAGAGAACCGTTCACACTCTACcgtatctttttttgttgttgttgttttattagaCTGCAGTTATAGTTCAGTTCAAAACGGCAACTCGTTCCCCCTGAGTAAGTGATAAAGAATACATGGTTTCTTTTCAATAGAAAACATGTGACTATTATTCGcttagaagaaaaacagctggAGGTTTCAGGTTAGATATCACTCAGAGAGACAACAACCAAACTGAGAATAGCGATTAGGGGAACAAGGAACAGATGAGTTTGATTAAGTGACTGAAGAAAAGCTGTGGGGGAAGTATGAACGGAGGAACAGAGGGAGGATGTCTTACCAATCTGGGAAACACACGGATCAGGAAgctgggtaaaaaaataaattaaaaaaacctcaaaaacatagaatgtataaataaattgaagaaaaaaaaaccccaaaacaattGGTTAATTatctgaaaagaaagaaagaaagaaatatttaaaaaaaaaaattccaggcATAACAAAAATGGTTAATTAATTCTACATATGTTTTAATGACTAAAACAATGCTTGAAACTAAAGTGGTAAGACAAAACTTCCCAATCAGTTTGGACAGTTAGACAGGGAAATGTTCAAGCAGAGAGATGCTTTTACAAGCTACTTGACTCGAATCACCTCTAGTGTCAGGTTTGTGGCACTTCTTGAAGcatggagcttttttttttttcaatattgtgAACATGCGCAGAGCAGCCAAAGTCCCTTTAAAGCCTGGGTGTCAAGTTGCTTAGCAAGTATTTCAGGGACGGCAAGAGTTTCCTCTAGTTTCACtataaaatcctaattttggtgtaactttttaatattttttagtaaGCAACTTCCTATTTGCCATTGGGCTTAGTTCTTATTCTGTTTTGTCTGATGAGAGCCATGgtcttatttttcttatttttcaaataaataatttttatggcaacatggtttttgtttttataagcaaAGTAGTGGTTGACGCTTTTCTTCTGGCATCAATATTTTGCACATCTtaactttgttttcaaatacTGAGGAGAAATATGATGCAAAATTACACTTCAATTCTCACATGcaaaatacctttttaaaatTCCTGTGTATGCAACTATAAACTACAATTTCCttgcataaaagaaaatcttggaaataaatagaaacaatatTTCACATTGACATAAATGAAACTATGGACTGTTGGCAAGCGCACCTTATATGCTTTTGGGGGTCTTCTTTAAATCTCCCTTTGTTCAGTTAGAAAGCCTGGCAGAGACGCTGGAGCCGGTGATGCAATCT
Proteins encoded:
- the upp2 gene encoding uridine phosphorylase 2; the protein is MAPILLDCMGNEHNDYIKQQVQVKNPYLDTMEEDILYHFSLSTKTHNLPEMFGDIKFVCVGGSANRMKAFAQFMHHELKLPGIPEDIRDICEGTDRYCMYKVGPVLSISHGMGVPSISIMLHELIKLLHHAQCRDVVLFRLGTSGGVGLAPGTVVITDKAVDYSFLPQFEQVVLGKVITRSTELDEGVASELLQCSSELQNLPTVIGNTMCTHDFYEGQGRLDGALCSFSHEEKLEYLRKAYEAGVRNIEMESTVFAAMCRVCGLKAAVVCVALLNRFDGDQITSSHDVLVEYQQRPQVLVSHFIKKRLGLVA
- the LOC103461686 gene encoding uncharacterized protein C7orf57 homolog; its protein translation is MATSSQTSKQSGCNSFLSACTMNSENSLLFSGSCDQPGKSGVRTGYRTQDGHISQIPGLSPTISTPPEEKLRGRRVAVLESDSDYVKLAKQGGHKGLLWHEDINVFTPNPYKPPDWFCTESGDLTTPSIQQKSPGAYPPLEAPFGTNSISPEEEKDDEDNSSGKEKDPDADCNQMEKLQTSNQYGSSNYKRVTFDKKTAPVDMTKLLRFGYAEDGSPQQ